The genomic window CAGGTTGCCGCGGATGTTGGCGATGCCGGCGAACCACGGTCGCGTCAGCGGCACCGGGGCCAGCGGCGGCAGCGGCACGATCTCGCCGGAGTCGGACAGGTTCAGCAGCCAGTAGTCGTTGCCGGCCTGGACGCCGAGCAGGGCGGCGGTGGCCTGGCCCTGCGCCGCGCTGGAGAGGCGGGCGGCCAGGTGCTCCTGGAACTCCCGGAGGCTGATCTTCTTCGCCATGCCCGCGCGCGGCTCAGAGGGCGGCGATCTTGGCCAGCAGTTCTTCCGGATTGACCGGCTTCACCAGGTAATCCTGGGCGCCCTGGCGCAGGCCCCAGATCTTGTCGGTTTCCTGGCTCTTCGTCGTGCACACGAAGACCGGGATGTTCTTGGTGTCGTCGTCGCGGGTCAGCGTGCGCGTCGCCTGGTAGCCGTTGAGGCCGGGCATCACCACGTCCATGATGACCAGGTCCGGCAACTCCGCCTTGGCCTTGCTGATCCCTTCCTCGCCGCTCTCGGCGGTGACCACCTGGTAGCCGTTCTTGCTCAGCAGCTCGACCAGGAAATGGCGCTCGGTGGGGGAATCGTCGACGACGAGGATTTTCTTCACGGGCATGCTGTTACTCCGATGATTGCGTGTGATGCGAGTC from Azospira restricta includes these protein-coding regions:
- a CDS encoding response regulator transcription factor, with translation MPVKKILVVDDSPTERHFLVELLSKNGYQVVTAESGEEGISKAKAELPDLVIMDVVMPGLNGYQATRTLTRDDDTKNIPVFVCTTKSQETDKIWGLRQGAQDYLVKPVNPEELLAKIAAL